Part of the Rhodothermus bifroesti genome, GGCCCAGGGGTATCGACGTTCACTAGAGGCTTTTTTGCGGCGACGGTGGCTAGCCTTTCCGGTACTGGCGACTGCAGCGGCGTTGATCTTTGTGTTCTTTAAGGCCCTTCCAGAAGAGCTGGTCCCTACCGAAGACCGAAGCAGCATCGTGATTTCAGCCACGGGACCGGAAGGGGCTACCTTTGCCTACATGGAGCAGTACATCGATCAGCTCGTGCGCATGGTCCAAGAAGAGGTGCCTGAGCACGAAGCCATCATTTCGGTTACTTCACCAGGGTTTGGGGCTGCCTCGGCGGTCAATTCAGGGTTTGTTCGGCTAATCTTGAAAGATCCAGACCAGCGGGAGCGGACCCAGCAAGAGATTGCCAACTATTTGACCCGAAGGGTGCGCGACTTTCCAGGCGCTCGTACCTTTGTAGCCCAACCGCAGTCTATTGGAGATCGTCGCGGGGGGTTACCGGTGCAGTACGTATTGCAAGCCCCTAACTTGGAAAAACTCCAAGAAGTGTTGCCACGCTTTCTGGCCGAGGCTGAAAAAGACCCAACCTTTACCTTTGTAGACGTCAACCTGAAGTTTAACAAACCTGAGTTGCGCCTGCGTATCGACCGGGACCGTGCGCGGCAGGCTGGCGTGTCGGCTGTAGATATTGCGCAGACGATCCAGCTTGCGCTTAGCGAGCAGCGCATCGGCTATTACATTATGGATGGTAAGCAGTATCAGGTGATTGCTCAGGTGCAACGTGCAAACCGTAACGAACCTTTAGATCTGCGCACACTCTACGTACGCAATACCCGTGGCGAGCTGATTCCTCTGGATAATCTGGTAGAACTTCGCGAGGAAAGCACACCGCCGCAGCGCTATCGGTTCGACCGTTACGTGTCGGCCACCATATCGGCAGGCCTTGCTCCGGGCAAAACCATTGGTGACGGCATTGAGGCCATGGATGCAATTGCCGAGCGGGTGCTGGACGAAACGTTTTCCACAACGCTGAGCGGCCCCTCACGAGATTTTGCCGAAAGTAGTCAGAGCCTCCTGTTTGTGTTTCTGTTTGCGCTTGTACTGGTGTATTTGATCTTGGCTGCTCAGTTCGAAAGTTTTCGTGACCCACTGATCATTATGCTTACGGTGCCACTAGCGTTGGCAGGGGCGCTACTGGCCCTGTGGTATTTCCAGCAGACGCTGAATATCTTCAGCGAAATCGGAATGATCATGCTTATCGGTTTAGTAACCAAAAATGGTATTCTCATTGTAGAATTTGCAAATCAGCGTAAAGCAGCAGGCTTAAGCATCTTTGAAGCGATCATCGAAGGGGCTGCTGCCCGGTTCCGGCCTGTGCTGATGACCAGCCTCTCGACCATTCTGGGCATTTTGCCCATTGCTTTAGCCCTCGGTGCCGGCTCTGAGAGTCGCATTCCGATGGGGATCGCCATTATCGGTGGCCTGCTGATCGGCACCTTGCTGACCTTGTACGTGGTACCGGCGATGTACACGTATCTAACGCGTCGGAAGGTCGCTGCCGTACATAAAGTCGAACAACCGGTGCTGGAAACCACCTCCGTATGAACAACAGCATGCGTTGGCGGACTGTCGCTGCGGCTTGGGTAGCTGTCTGGGGAAGCTTGAGCTTGGCTAAAGCACAGCCGCTTTTGACCCTTGATGAGGCGCTTTCGATAGCCAGACAAGCTAACCCTGCATTGCAACGCGTTTGGTTAGTTGCCGAGCAGGCCGAAAATAATGCGGCCCCTGGTGCAGCAGGTCTGTTGCCGCAGCTTTCCTTGAGCATGGGCTGGAACGGAAGCGTGGCTAATACGCGGCAGCAGTTTTTGACCAATCCAGAGCCGGTCATTCGGAAAGGTGCGCAAACGCGCCAGCTTAACAGTGGCGTGCAGTTTCGGTGGACGGTATTTGACGGCTTGGGCCAGTGGGCCCGCTATGAGCGCTTGCTGGCAACATCTGAACAGGTCGCTTCGGCAGCGAAAGAAACGCAGGCCACCCTACTGGCCGATGTAGCAGTGGCTTACTACAACTTGGTGCGCCTCGAGCAGCAGCGGGCCGTGCTAGAAGCTACCGTGGCTATTTCGGAAGAACGCCTGCGTATTGCTGAAATGCGCTACAGCCTAGGCGCTGCCTCCCGCCTGGAGGTCAGTCGCGCCCAAGTTGACCTCAATGCCGATCGTGCGGC contains:
- a CDS encoding efflux RND transporter permease subunit — translated: MSLYSVSIRRPVLAIVLSLVIVLFGLVSFTYLGVREYPAVDPPIITVSTNYRGANAEVIESQITEPLEESINGIAGVRSITSVSRDGRSTITVEFELDVDLEQAANDVRDRVSRAMSNLPPDVEPPIVSKADADAQPIVFLNIKSDRRNLLELTRLAEELFKERLQTIPGVSSVDVWGARRYAMRIWLDPHKLAAYRLSPMDVRDALQRENVELPSGRIEGGAVELSIRTLSRLETPEDFNNLILKAEGGQLVRLRDVGYAELGPENDRTVLKRDGIPMVGVVLRPQPGANYIAIADEFYRRLEQIKKELPADLELGIGFDITQYIRESIREVQQTIYLAIVLVVLIIFLFLRDWRTTIIPVLVIPVSLIGAFFIMYVLGFSINVLTLLGIVLAIGLVVDDAIVVLENIYAKLEQGRPPVEAGIVGTREIFFAVIATTLALVAVFMPLLFLGGLTGRLFREFGMTLAGAVVISSFVALTLTPMLATRLLQGHSGHSWFYYKTEPFFQRLAQGYRRSLEAFLRRRWLAFPVLATAAALIFVFFKALPEELVPTEDRSSIVISATGPEGATFAYMEQYIDQLVRMVQEEVPEHEAIISVTSPGFGAASAVNSGFVRLILKDPDQRERTQQEIANYLTRRVRDFPGARTFVAQPQSIGDRRGGLPVQYVLQAPNLEKLQEVLPRFLAEAEKDPTFTFVDVNLKFNKPELRLRIDRDRARQAGVSAVDIAQTIQLALSEQRIGYYIMDGKQYQVIAQVQRANRNEPLDLRTLYVRNTRGELIPLDNLVELREESTPPQRYRFDRYVSATISAGLAPGKTIGDGIEAMDAIAERVLDETFSTTLSGPSRDFAESSQSLLFVFLFALVLVYLILAAQFESFRDPLIIMLTVPLALAGALLALWYFQQTLNIFSEIGMIMLIGLVTKNGILIVEFANQRKAAGLSIFEAIIEGAAARFRPVLMTSLSTILGILPIALALGAGSESRIPMGIAIIGGLLIGTLLTLYVVPAMYTYLTRRKVAAVHKVEQPVLETTSV